tacaaacaaaagtcattggtacaaattgacggtacatttatgtatggtagatatacccatcggCTATTGCTAGCTGTTGCACAAGATGGTGGTGGGAGAATCCTTCCAATtacatttgcaataacaccgggggagttaggtgatgactgggatttctttctttctaggttaaggaggcatgtatGCCTCCGACCTAATATCTCCATTATATCAGATCGGGGCACTGGAATACTAGCCGCAATTGAGCGACAAGGAAGCCCATTAGATCGCACACACTATTGGTATTGTCTAAGGCACGTTGTGTCTAACTACTACGGGTAATATCGGTCTACCACTGAACGACGGCAAGTGACCAATATGGgtatttaatctctattaatataattctatttgtaatattcaatttattttgaatggaatagtggtatgtaatttttgctatcaacttatattggcagggtacgGGATCAATAAGGATCattttcatgagatgttgggGATTTTACGTTTAGTTAACGATCAAGGCACAGACTATCTTTGTAACATGCCTTTCGAACAGTggacacaagcatacgacgatgacctacgatatggtcatatgaccacaAACCTAGCTGAATCCataaattttgttctaaaaGGAACGCGTCATTTGCTGGTAACCTCGATTGTaggagagacatattttcgtttggcggcagtatttccaaagcgagcagcgagTTATAAAGGCCAAAGCAAGGAGGCCGTGTATGGTTTCGGAATGTattgcaagaaattaacaattGGAATGAGCGGGCCAACACCAAGCACATAGTGTGTCACGTTCACGATAACTTATGGTTTCGTGTGACAGATTTTAACAGACCGAGTTAATATATTAccggcgggcaatatcgtgtacacctgataaataggacttgcgactaTGGGACATTtgacgcacttcgttatccatgcacTTATgcaattgcagcttgtcagaatctttGTTTGGATCTCATGAGATATGTCGGTGAAGTGTACAAAATAGAATACATGTACATGTTTGGAGACATgtattcccaccggtcccagatgaacgtaagtggtcgTCTGTACCACTTACTCCGTTTAAGTTGTTACCGAATAGAGAATTGTGTCGCAAACCAAAAGGTCGACCTTGCTGGAGTAGAATACGTaataatatggatatccgagaaagaTCGAACTAACaaaagttgtgcggatggtgtaggaacccaggtcATACAATTCAATCATCTCCAAACTGAAATAGTTGATAATTGCTGTAATGAAACtatgttgcattatttctattgcgccttattcaaaagaacttttattttattaaaaatataaaaataatttactattaaaatatttaaaacaacttttattttattaaatgaaacaatataaaaatagtttttacaaatatattaaaaaagcaATGTATATGGTTCAGCTTCCGGTGAGGGTTGTGGTTGCTCCGGTTGTGGGTGTTAGGAGGATgacccaccttgatagaataaataatatggaggtgtttgcatcacccacGTCGGAGGTGTTTGAATCCCATAAGGCGATGGGAATTGGTAATAAGATGAGCTCCTCGACGGTGCCTCGTGCGATCCCTCCAGCGACAATGGCCTATATATCATCGGTTTAGTTGAAGTCATCAGGAAAGGAGATGCACTAGGTCATGCATTCCAACCTGGTATAGGACTAGGAAAAgcaaacatataagggttaggatacatataagggctaggatgCGTACCTGGCATAACCTGAAGGGGTTGTGCTGTGGGTGTCATCGGTTGAAGAGTTGGGCTCGATGATTGTGTGAGCACTGTTGATGGGCCCATACCGTCATCCTTTCTCCATGGCATGTAATCTGGCACGCACACTAACTCTGGGATGATAATCGATTCACCAGCAGGTATATGATCATACCgtttttcccaaattttaacatattctgAGAAGAATACCAGTCAATTCGTATTCATTTGCCGTAAGTCGATTTTATGCTATTTATCGAGCACCTCAGGTGCCTTAGGAATCAGTTGTTAGAATCCAAATTGCTGCAACAATCTATCCGTCTAATGCATCTCGACAGTAGCATAATTGACCAATGGGACCTTAACATGCCAAATGTTCAGATTTTGAGAGAATTCATTCGGAATTACTGCGCgtattgccggatcctcgtatagTGTCCATTAAAACTATATGaacgtgataaaaatattagttatatacataataccaaatactaaatatgaaacgactattttatgtatatatattttatttaatatttacttgcACTTCCGACcattggtctaatagaagccgtatatcgtCAAGAGCAGTAGGTATTCCAACATAACTCACcagatggttccacctaattaaatacttttttagtatacaattttattttaaatatatgcaaTACTtgtcaaatcaaataaaaattttaccttattatgagtgggaatgtatatgggtagttcactcgaggacgtaaaaatagACAGCAAAACTGAGCCCGTGATTGTAGTAGTGATAGGAAACCTCCGATTTTGGCTTTATTTAGTGGTGTcaccccgcacatctcccggaATAATATTTCCAACACGGCaaacccccaactaaattccccagctgctctaaaatcaacaagTTTCAGCAGCCACATCAGATGTACGAGGTTTCGTGACAAGTTTGGCATCAAATATCCTTCAATCATCTCAAggatgtatgcccgagcatatcgtattctttctacttcagtTGAATCATTCCCTGGCTCcaggaatgtgtctcgtaaccagctcatctcgatccgacctccATAAATATTATCCGGAATCGCACCCAAAAGATCGTAACATACGGCTCCCCAATTAGCAAATTGAACGGGCTCGATGAGTGCGGACCCATCCACCAGCAATTCCAATTGTAACTGCACGTCCTCCAAAATAATGGTACACTCTCCGCAtgaaagatggaatgtgtgcgtctcaggtctccacctctctatTAACGTGTGGATGAGTTTCTGGTCGAACTTGCACCCCCAGCCTATAgtggccacgtgccaaaaactcGCTTCCCTCAAGTAATTTTCTATCAATAGTGATGAAAGACCAAACATATTACGAAtataacattgtaacacccgatctacagactattataaaaaattataaaatataaattaattaaaattacataaatgaataaaatattaaataatattcaaaaattaaaattaacctttaccattttcattttttcgacggagatatgtttatgatcgagacgaattaattcccCGGCCATTGCTAACACAATcaagtatttttgaaattataaaaaaaatactaatttagaaagaaaactaaaggaaataattaattaaagagagctttgagaaattgaaagaaaaatttgaaagctttgagaaatttagagagaaatttgagagttttgctaaattttgaagaaattttgtGTACAATAATAAGAAGGGGTTTTATACTCTCTTTTTTCACCGTTGGacccccccaacggtcaaaaaaatagCTGTTGGGAATAAAAACATAGAGCAAAACAGGCCCCTGGGGAGCgtttttgccatgtcagcaaatcgcatccacgtcagcgcgttttgtgctgacatggcaaaaacGCTCCCCCAGGGGCATGATTTGCTAAAAATTTCATCCTAAAACGATCCCACGTAGACGTATTTTGCCAAAATCAGCCCTTTCCGGTAAATAATGCAGAAATTGGCCAATTTCCGTAAATATACTTTGAAATGGGCCTTTATAGGTAAATTAGTCAAAATAGTCGCATGTGTTTCtttaagtttacattttggttattGATGTTTCAATTGTTAAGATTTGATCATTAATATTACCGACTGATAACAATTTGGTCACTTGTCATTTATCTACAGTTAAGAATGAGACGGAAATCACATAAGACAagattttaattgttaaatggcTACGTGaatgccatatatatatatatttaaagttttttattgTGGATCCCACCActtgtttctttatttatttttcttaatatctttttttctttttttctcatttatttctCACTTACTCatgtatttttacttttcatttattttatttttttcttttcttctcttttctttcttttttttcattttgaattttttttacactttctcaatttcttttaaccAAAAACCCTAGTCGTCACCTCattccctttctttcttttttttccattcaccCTCAACCCCAACAACACCATCCAACCTCACCGTTGGCCACTGCTTCTCCCATTACGTCTCACCACCCTAAAAAAAACTTAGCCCTCACCTTTTACCTTACCCAAAATCTCTCTTCCTCCATCAACAACACCTTGATTGGATCCTTATACCTGTTGTAATCATCTTTCCAAACACCTAAAtcacccttaaaccataaaccaagTCTCCAACaaacatcaaccaaaacaaacaaaaaatagcCAGACCCTTCAACTACACCACCATCTTCATCCACTCACCTATAGCCTTACCACCTAAACCAAACATAACTATTATAGACATtctaaagaaaaagaagagacaagaagaaaaaatgaaacaaaatgattttctaaattttcataattgttcCTTCCTTACACCTCTTTCtcttaaaaatggaaataatgcAACAGTTTTGGGTTGGTTACAGTAGCTGTTAGTTGACAGTTGTAACTCCCCTCCCATATGCATCGTTTCATTAATACAGAacttaaaaacacaaacaaaaatgcACTATTTCATTTGGCTTACAGGATAGACTAAGACGCGTCATTTTGATAATGGTTTGTTTAACCAAAATGTTGCAcattacttgtcctcaagtaccTCATAAAAGTAGGAAACTTCTATTATAATTCTTGGAGCACCTCCCATGTTTAGTCTTCAGGGAATGTATTAGCCCATTCGACCAGAATTCCAGTGATGGCATGACTCCCTCTCTTTACCATTCGCCTATCCAACTCTTGAATCAGTTCCTTAGTCATGGCTCCATCATTACCTACAAATAGCAGAGTTGGTTACCTTAGTTTTTTACCCACATATTCCTTAAGTTCGGAAACATGGAATGTCAGATGAATCCTCAAGTCTGTTGGCAGCTTTAATCGATAAGCTATTTTCTCCATTTTAGCCTCAACAGCATAAGGCCCAAAAAACTAGACAACTTTTGATTTAGTATGCTCCTCACTTTATATTGTTTGTATAGTTGCAAAAGGTAAACATAGTCCCCAAATTGGAATTCTCACTCACTCCTCTTGCGGTTAGTTGCTTGCTTCATTCTATCTTGGGCcttttttagatgaaatttaaGGAGCTTCCTTGCAACTTCCCTCTACTAAAGGCTTTTATAAATAGTGTCCATAAGTGATGACCCAACTAGGTAAGGTAGATGATAAGGAGGCGCTTGGCCATAAAAAGCCTTTTAAGGAGTTGATTGAATTGTTGAATGGAAAGTGGTGTTATACTACCACTCAGCCAAGAGAAGCCAAACAACTAGTCACTAGGTTTCTCACCTGTTATACACCTTAGATATCCCTCTAAGCATCTATTAAGCACCCCTGGTCTCTACATTAATCTCAAGATGGTAGGCAGTGGAGAGGTGTAAGTGTAGGATTTggtgccttaagtgtagtatttttgtctagatacacttgtaattttttcgaacagattgttaataaaattattcatgactTACATTAATACACTTTGTATActgtcctcacatggttttgcatgtaaagaaaaatagaagcaaatattatctcattggttgtctaatgtttaactaatattaagcagtattacgtggtcgaatcgtaatacagaaagataacttatattagtagacgtaTCTAAACAAGTTCGtagtctaattgaaaatgaacaaaccgattgaaagactaatatgacgtctatcaagtccaattggggataTGTCTTGTCTTGGGCATTGGAGTGAATggctcctagaagatagagacatagatgtgactgactggactgactGTACATTAGActagacccaagaagaatagatcctaaattcatttatagatttattcacttgtgatgttaatagtgtggcatacctaaatcctgaatggatgacggactatgtatgcatgactcatatactttgatgtaagtaaaaacctgagttcaaatagataagagATCGAAAGCTAGTGCGTTGGGTATACAACTtttgcagtatgtagcatcattcacaatagtggaattcatagccccaGATATGGGTAAAtggtatcctctcattggcattacatggttgatgaaaagtaaacatggtcacGGGTCATTCATCTTTatgatgaatgattttattactatttgatggtaattgaattttcatgaaagaagatgtaatagttatcataagataaaataggatcatattgggagcaTAGATTTATTCtgaagagattaaggatatcctatgagggtaacacacttatgacaagatcATTGGGCGACCATTTAtcgagtagctttcgtaatggtatgtcgttggaGAGAGCTCAGCCACGATACTATACTGGAATGATttcatgactaaataagtttataattaataggcaaaaagttgaaacttaactataaattatttgagccctaatcgCATATGTTCAATTGATCCTCTACTAACTTattgaaactaaaaatgaattgcatgttaaatcaaataaaacaatggaaaaaatagagaaaaaaaatagagaaatgagaaacatttggaaatgaatgtggttttctccaaaatgaaaatgacctggaaatgaatttatggttttcgaattaaatgatatttgaaaaatggaaataaatcattgGGTCATAGTAAATtcgttgaatgtagaaataattaaatatattttctcatagattcaaTTACGGTAAAGTCATTatgattttaaagaaattagaattgggttgagaaaatatttaactagtaaaatatttattttgggaaatagaaaaataaatatcggGTTGGATCGAATTATGAGTATTGGATTAAAAATCCAAGAAGTCcttgtaattggacccaatatgGGAAAGGCCTAAAAGCCCCTCATGTTTAAGAGAAAGATGGCAAACCCTAGTTTGTTTAACTAAGGTTGCCTCTCTCTATACTTCTGGTTAGGCTAGGAgttcatttttatatttgaaatagacttctacaattcaacaaaggttttacttcttcttcttataaatagatggcatcgGTAGGGATATATACAAAACTCTAAGATATTGCTATTCTACCCAAAAATAGTGAGAGTTTATTCCCTAAGTACTAAATCTATTTaccagaataacaattctaccgatTTCTATTGAGAAAAGATTTTACTTTCAcactaaaagtaaataaataaaaaactatttctGGTTCTGCATTTGATTCGAACTGTTCGAACCCACACTCAAAGTAGTTTGTGGTACAAGAATAGCGGAGAAGGCTGTTCAGTTGAAAGCTAAGAATGACAAGGATTCGTCTAGTCGAAAACATAAGTGTGATTTCGATAAAGGggttattgctataaatataaaaaaaaactggcttgattttcaaaatttttatttttcgttatGTAAGAAAATTGTTTTCGAACCggatattttccaaaaattggtATCAACACCaagttattttatgtttatagtATAAAGTGAGACCGAAATTCTCTCTTATTCATGtgtgattaattttgataagatgtgacattcttGTAATTGTATACATGTTTAGGAGAATGTATGCAAATGAttgtatgatattattttattattatgtatgataaaataattttgccaaagttttgattcttagaaaattaaatgtaatttattaatttctcgAGCAAGTATATTCTAGATCATGGACTATCATCTCTATGCagggtttaattttattattttagaataaaatatgtgagtcaaaaatagacataaaaattttgtaacctaaatttttttacgGAACCTAGAGAATCAGGACGCATCCAAGCCAATCGAGACAACACAAACCCAACCCAACCAAACTGATGTGAGACCAAAGTGGTCTAATAGTAGGAGGCTACCAGTGGTCCGCTAGTAACATTTGATGGCAAGGTCTAGTGGCAGAGGTTGACAACGGTGGCCTACAATGATGGCCAGTGGCAGCCATTAATGGTGGTCAGTGGTAGCTGACAACGGTAATTCGATAGCGACTGGCAATCGCTGACAACAGTAATGACACGAAAAAGGTGATGAAAAGATGACGATGATAGAAATGTGAACCGGTACTGTAGTAAAAGTCCATTGTGGCAAAATAGAAGAACCAAAGTATGCTTTAGggtgaattttgtaattttttatttttcttaagatGGAATCATAGAAACTTTGGATGGTTAGggtcatttaattttttgtcattttatttatgtGATAAGCATGATGATATTTATTTGACAGCGAATGTATGTTCATGCATATGTACGATAAGTATGCTATATAGTTTAGGGAAGAATGCCACATGTACTTGTCAAGCATATATTGATCATTCTTGATTGAAATCGGACattaaaaaccttgcatgttttttaaatattgagtGGAAGAATTTCTCTTGTGATAGCATGGCAATTTAACTACCCCACGGTAAAATTGTCATGTTGATCTTATTAAGGTGATTTTCTGAAAGTAATAAGAATTGTCTTGTAATCGTATGATAGTTGGATCGACCTTTGTGGTAGGTATTATCATGTGATATAACAAGAAGTTCTTTCTTCAAATAAGACAACTAGTCACAGCATGTTAATCGATGAGATTATCCTACAATGGCTCATTTGTGGTTCATGATGTGATAGGTGTTGggttgatggttatacactaAAGAAGTTAAGTAAATTCCTATAAAGCTCTACTTAAGTTAAAATAATGGTCAAACATTACATGACTATTAGTACGTGTGAATGCCTAAGGAATTAGGctcatgtactaattggatgaaagtacatgttcttactagttgatcatgATCACCCCACGGTGGCTTGATTCAATGGGTGTAGGAATTATCGTTGCAACGgcttacaaatgttttcaaggtttaatgtagATCACATACATAATCTTAATGCAAATCATAATGTTGTGaaatgttttcaaatatttgcttaatacaaatatattcatgaatgaatattttattttcagtttgaaAATGACACCTACTCCCTTATTAAATATTCTCACTAAGGACAAACTgaacaaaaataactataaggaaTGGAAAATGAACCTAATGATTGTCCTAAGTTGTGAGAAACTTAAAACAGTTCTTGTTAATAAGTACCTTCCGGCCACTCAAGTTGAGGCTAGAAAACGCTAGGAGGAGTCTAATGAAATAGCTCGTATGCTGAAAAGCGTGACTAGCACCATTTATAAGCAATTAGAGAGTTGTAAGACTACCAAAATGATTCTAGACAAACTAGAACACATGTTCGGAGGTCAATTTGCCTTGGCTCGATAGTCGAGTATTACTTGTTTGATGTATGCCTAGAAAAAGCTTGACACTACGATCAAAGACCATATGACTACTCTTATAGGATACATTGCCAAGGCCACGAATAATAAGGCCAATTTGAACCAGAACACTTAAATTGATATGGTGTTCAAGAGCTTGTCCAAAGATTTTGTTGACTTTCGGGCCTCATATAACCTTGGGAAAAAGACCCTAACACTTACTAATTTGTCGTAATTTGATATGGCAATTTAGGCTTTCCCGATATACTTAaagagcttattctcaagcaaagTAGTGTATTTTCCATAGTGTATTTTCCAtagtttttggtaattttatattttaatttaataagtgtaaatgccttatttttattcattttaagaCCCAATTTGATCAATAGTGTCATTGGGGGCCCTCACATATGGTTGAGTGATGTAGGGACGTGTTGGAGGCTGAAATCGAGTGAGAATGACACCAAAGGAGAGGGTATTGCGATATCCAAACATTGGGAATCATGATAACTCCGACAGACCCAAGAGTGGAGACCACCCTTCAGTGGTATCGCAATATCCACTTTGGGTATCACAATATCCTCCCTCTAAGAAGTCCCCCAAGTTTAAAATTGTTCAAGGTATTGCGATATCCTCTTCCTTGGTATCGCGATACCAATATCGTGAAGggaaaaatagacaaaaaagGGTAGTCTTTGTCTACCTGAAGCACCAATCATTGGAGGCTCGTTCAAAGGTATTTTAGGCACAATAATTAGGTCAAAGTAGCTACTATAT
The nucleotide sequence above comes from Gossypium raimondii isolate GPD5lz chromosome 13, ASM2569854v1, whole genome shotgun sequence. Encoded proteins:
- the LOC105781361 gene encoding serine/threonine-protein phosphatase 7 long form homolog, whose amino-acid sequence is MFGLSSLLIENYLREASFWHVATIGWGCKFDQKLIHTLIERWRPETHTFHLSCGECTIILEDVQLQLELLVDGSALIEPVQFANWGAVCYDLLGAIPDNIYGGRIEMSWLRDTFLEPGNDSTEVERIRYARAYILEMIEGYLMPNLSRNLVHLMWLLKLVDFRAAGEFSWGFAVLEILFREMCGVTPLNKAKIGEYVKIWEKRYDHIPAGESIIIPELVCVPDYMPWRKDDGMGPSTVLTQSSSPTLQPMTPTAQPLQVMPGTHPSPYMYPNPYMFAFPSPIPGWNA